DNA from Macadamia integrifolia cultivar HAES 741 chromosome 12, SCU_Mint_v3, whole genome shotgun sequence:
AGCTGAATAACAACCTCGCCGCAGATCATCTGCGTCTACCAAGTAAAACCTTCcaatcataataaaaaattgTGTTAAATTTTCCCAGCGAAATGGGAAGGTGGAACTGAGACATTCTATGTTTGACACCTCTAAGATAAGCTTTGTCAAACCAGACAAGGATGCCACCTCAGACAAACAAGCTTTGCTCTTGCCATCTTCTTCTGATCCTTCAATCTCCCACTCATTAAAGCTGTCAAAAAGGTTGAGTTCTTCTAACCGAGATAACCTCGACAAGACTTTCGGGGGAATAATCAAATCAGGGTTTGTTGACAAATCCAAAGACCTAAGGTTTGTCAATCCCCCTATTTCTTGGGGTAAAGTACTTAGTTCACAGTGACATAGATGGAGCATTTCAAGTTTCTTCATGTTCCCAAGCAATGATAAATCTGTGCCTTCCCAAAGCGTATACCTTAGAAGTAACACTCGAAGCTCCGTCAACCTGGAGAATGATGATGGTATTGAAACAATATTTGTGCATTGGAGATCTAGAACCTTGAGTGATATCATACCCTCAAAACTTTTACTAGGAATTTCCATCTTTGGATTATGTCGTAATGATAAGGTCGTCATGAGTTGAAAATAACTACTCATCTGTTCTGGGAGCTTACTGATTTCATTTTGCATTAGAGAGAGTCGCTTGCATTTTTGCAAGTTCTTCATGTTGTCTGGCCACTCCTTCAGTCCTTTTCCAACTTCTACAATAAAGCCATGGTCTTCTTTTGCAATCCAAATGGCCACATCTCGAACAACATCATGCATCCTAACACATCCTTTTTTTTCATCTACATTTAATAGCAAACATGACCATTTAAGTGTTTCCAACACCGTATGCAAcctatttcttgcctttttcaTGGTTTCAATAGCTTCAAATATATTCTCACCCAACACGTATGGAAGCAAATCATCTTCAGAAATAATAAAGTCTTCAGGAAATAGACaacaaaacaagaaacaaagttGTGTTTCCTGGTTTTCAAGACGATCATAACTATATTTTATTGAGGAGAACACTCGTGGTAGCATACCTGGAATTCTCGATGGGATTACCTCCTTCAGTTGAGTAATTGCATCAACCCATACAGTCCGATCCTTATTTTGCAGTGCCTTTCCAACTGTTACAATTGCCACTGGCAAACCCCCACATTCTTTAACAACTTCCTTGGCCACATCATGTAGCTCCAAGGAGTCCACACATTCACCCGCGAACATTCTAAATAGCCGAAATGCATCTTCTTCCGGTAAATCCTTTACCTCAACATTGCATTGGGTGTTCATGTTCCCACACACGTCTAAGAATCTTGTCGTGATTATAACGCTGCAATCTTCTTTATCTCCAAAAGGAATTCCAACTTCTCTCAATGGCAGTTCCTCCCATAGATCATCCAAGATTATGAGGATTCGTGCCTCGTGCTTAATTCTCTCCAATAAACGACTTGCTCGTACCGATTCATTTTCTTCACGGAATTTGTAACCCAAGTTCTCTCCAATATCATTTTGAATCTTTTTCAAAATAAGATTTTGAGACACGGTGACCATCACAACACGATCAAAGACCCCTTTGTTATTCAGTTGTTTGGCCATTTCTTTCATCAAGGTCGTCTTCCCGACCCCGCCCATACCATAAACTCCAACCAAGTTGAACTTCTTGTCCTCCAACGCCTCCCTAATTTGATTCATGGCCAAGTTGGTGGGCTCAAAAACTTGGAAATTAGGCATTAACGGCATGGATTCTATTACACGAGGAGCTGTAGGAGGAATTGACACAGTATCGCCAAATTTGTCGCGTTCCCTTAGAAGATCATTGACTTCATCGATCTTTATTTTTGCTCCTTTGCCAACAGAGTAACGAGCACCGCAGTCCCATAGGCATCCGTTATTCTGTTGAATTGCGACACCCAACGCCCTTACTACCACCGTAACCGCTTCAAGTTCTGTGGCATTCACTTTACTAATCCAACTACTTACCTCTTCTTTGATATCTTGTCCCCGCTCTCTTGCGACATCCACCAACCGCTGAACACTTGTTTTCTGACGTTCAAGTGTGAACATTTTTTCTCTAAACTCATTGACGTTTCTCTTGTGGTGAACAAGATAACCAAGAGGACGCAGAAACAGAGGAACCACTACAGCCTTGACCACTTCGTTGACAGGTCCAACAGCAACTCCCAATGCGGCGACAGCAGCAGCCATTGTGGTGAGATTCAGATAAACAAAGAGGTTCTGAATCGAACAACTGAAACTCACCGCAACTACCTTGAACGAGGTAAGTGAGAAAGCTTATTCAGCAAATGCTTGCAAATAACCTTCCTCTCTGAAGATGCGTATATAATTGGGTCCCTATATAATTTTCTTTGGTGATGTCCCATTAGCCCCATTACcatagaagaaaacaaaattccATCGACTACCCGACTAGTCTATTTCCCAATAAATGTTAGATGCTGCACATTACCTGCTTCAGTTGCCTCTAGTAATGAGGGATCATAAAGAGAGAGTAATGACATCTGGTTGGTTGTACTTGGCTCAATCTAAATGGGTCGCCTAAAtcttttgagaaaaaaatggtGAGATTCTTAACAATTGACATCATCAAAACAGTCTCGGGTTTGGAGTTTGGACTATACAAATACAATTCCACCTATGGTGTATCATATCTTATATTCCATCAAAATTTAATCTATGGGTATTGATGCAGGCCTCTCAACAGAGTGATGATCCCATTTATTGGTAAGCAAGTCATGGAAATTGCAAGGGGGTAGGGGGCACAACACCTACTCGAATTTTTATGTGAGGGTAATTTTATACCTTTAGGTATTAAGATTTTTCGCTATTTATTTGTAACGAGGTTTATTTTCTCTATAAGCATTTCTGAGAGTGTAAGGACGAGTAttataatcctattctccattaatagtgaagtagaatctcatctcactgaaAAATTAGATAATTTTATCGAATCTCGTAAAATCTATGTATATTGCtaattctttcttttcattacaTTCTGTATCATTTTCAGGATTGCATTTCTATAGCCacaagttattaaaaaaaagaaaaattgattcaAGGCTCGAGTGGAGTTGTCTGATGATCCATCCCCCGAGAGAACTTGGCCTCATctagttttgaattttttttgcttttttaacggaatgaaaacaaatgaaataatTTCAAGAATCAACCAAACTAAGCATTTATAAGGATAATGGACAGTTGTTGGATCGATCTAGAGCCTAGACTGCTAACCAAGCCAATCCTGTCAATTAATGATAGAACAAAAGCATATCCAGAAAAATATGGAACTGTCATTCTTAGAAGCCTAGGGGCTATATGAGAACGTTCAAATGAAACAGAGGAAAATTATTCCAttgacaaaatcaaagaaaacaaaattccaACGAGTACCAGCACTAGTCTATTTCCCCAGTAAAAGTTGATGGTGCACAATACCTAATTCTGTTGCTTCAGCTGCCTCCAATAACGAGGGATCAAAAAGGGAGGTATGAAATCTGGTTGGCTgtacttaggggtgtcaattcgtggcccgacccgactaaatcgatcgggaccgaccgtttatagaccgacCCGGCCCGGACagtttattaaacatgtcgggcttgagcccggcccgtttataaatggtcggcctcggttttgctacttggaccgtcgggcgtcCGACCGAGACCGATCGAATAACGcctgaccgagaccggcctattgtgcaccgacttggcccgaccctttaatgattgtagaatacctattttaccccccaaattaaagaataaaaactaaaaggtaaagacatgttcacattttaaataatggttatatttggtatcatttattgatttattgttatttttttgggtttgcatgagtgggtcggaatataagagcacattttaaagaggggccatttaaaaatcggttaaagcctgtttaacattaaacatgtccgtagcccggttaaggcccgactaaagccagattaaggtagcccgattatagcccgaggccgaccgaccgaccgaatataaagtgtaccatgccctcaataactaagcccgattagttaaatgggcggacacggtgtagcctttgaaagccttcaagcccgattaagcccgaccgaaatcgGACCGGCTtgaccagttgacacccctagctataCTTGACTCAATCTTAATGAGCTGCCTTTAGATAAAAATGGTGAGGTTCATCAGAACGGTTTAGAGTCTGGATCATACAAATACAATGtcattgttggtgtacgatatcttgtattctatcgtagtttaatctagggaatACTGGTATAGGTCTCTCACAGAACAGTGGTCCTATTTATCGGTAAGTGGGTTGTAGAGTTTATAAGAGGGGTAGGAGGGCACAGCTCCGGCTcgaatttttatttgaggacaatttttttattttccggTGTTAGAGTTCTTCGTtgtatatttgtagcaaggttTACTTTTTTTGTAAGTAATTTTGAGAGGTATGAGGACAAGCACTATaacttaagggtgtcaatgggtcaGTTCGGCCCAATTTTGGTCCAAGTTGAATCATTTTCGGTGTGAGAatggtgaaaccaaaaccaaaccaataagaaaattttgattttggtttggttttgattttttgtattagtttgTAATCGGGTTGCTTTCGGTTTTTTGTCcaatttgggtttgattttccatacaaactATGAaaaaacttgtttttttttttttaatgaatttgagatttttttggtttcttaccagtttattttggttttggtccgAGTTTTGAGTCGATTCTAGTCTGATTTCGGGTTCATTCGGTTTCCGATGTAGTTCGGTTCGTTAGTGGGTTTACAATCTCCCAAATCGAAACTGGCCCAATAAGctttcaattcggtttggtcCAAGTTCAATCGGCTCGGTCTGGGGCAGTTTTATCAGTTCAGGTTAGGTATTAAAACCCTTACTTAACCCTATTTTCTATTGATAGTAAAATTAggatctcattttttttttttttgctaacgatgggtatccaggtcGTCGCCTGACAAGTcctgcgggcccatactgaacccacaaccgcatagaccgggtcataccggagttgaatgagaaccattcaactttcactgaaagcagtgaagaacactaaacacccccgtgtgtgtggcccaaggtgtgtctTGTTCGAGTTGAACTTAGGACGTTCGAGTTTACAGCTCGTACCAAGcttgttgctcaccaactgNNNNNNNNNNNNNNNNNNNNatcaatcaactaattagttatttaatgtaggataattaactagattaattagttaaaagattctcttctcattagattaactagggttttgaaaaatgtttaactcatcttaggattagcttaaagtagacataattagtccaattaggtttcataattaatttaattaaaccttaggtttagtttaatcctcctatactagattaggtagattagaaaaaatgcattcatttaattagcccatt
Protein-coding regions in this window:
- the LOC122057636 gene encoding disease resistance protein At4g27190-like, which gives rise to MAAAVAALGVAVGPVNEVVKAVVVPLFLRPLGYLVHHKRNVNEFREKMFTLERQKTSVQRLVDVARERGQDIKEEVSSWISKVNATELEAVTVVVRALGVAIQQNNGCLWDCGARYSVGKGAKIKIDEVNDLLRERDKFGDTVSIPPTAPRVIESMPLMPNFQVFEPTNLAMNQIREALEDKKFNLVGVYGMGGVGKTTLMKEMAKQLNNKGVFDRVVMVTVSQNLILKKIQNDIGENLGYKFREENESVRASRLLERIKHEARILIILDDLWEELPLREVGIPFGDKEDCSVIITTRFLDVCGNMNTQCNVEVKDLPEEDAFRLFRMFAGECVDSLELHDVAKEVVKECGGLPVAIVTVGKALQNKDRTVWVDAITQLKEVIPSRIPGMLPRVFSSIKYSYDRLENQETQLCFLFCCLFPEDFIISEDDLLPYVLGENIFEAIETMKKARNRLHTVLETLKWSCLLLNVDEKKGCVRMHDVVRDVAIWIAKEDHGFIVEVGKGLKEWPDNMKNLQKCKRLSLMQNEISKLPEQMSSYFQLMTTLSLRHNPKMEIPSKSFEGMISLKVLDLQCTNIVSIPSSFSRLTELRVLLLRYTLWEGTDLSLLGNMKKLEMLHLCHCELSTLPQEIGGLTNLRSLDLSTNPDLIIPPKVLSRLSRLEELNLFDSFNEWEIEGSEEDGKSKACLSEVASLSGLTKLILEVSNIECLSSTFPFRWENLTQFFIMIGRFYLVDADDLRRGCYSARMGFYRLTIPELSNWAKGLLGRTENLHFTKCRGLRNIYPGLDGGNGLYSLKSLKIKECEDLEHILIAEEESVHILAFNRLEELELSDIRNLSKICHGRFPKGCLENLRILSIFQCHNLKHIFEMSMAQGLPQLEQIEIFYCDGLEEIFMKNEEGEDKEGKVVLPRLRVLELDSLPNFSTVCRVASLRDFPVFERLYIYKCPNLKGLPISLSPKSTPYLKEIVVEETWFNQLEWDEPSDKLHLQEWVKVNFVT